atactaagcAGACCTATCAAATACACTTAGAAGATGAATTCTTTGATACGCTCTTCCAAATATACACCATTTAGGAATATTCTCTAAATGGTGCAGTAATCCCTAATCATCCCACGTTGATATCTTTGCAAATCCTCCATTTGGGAGAGACCCTTGTGCTGTTGGATGTGGATTGGACATCGGCAATTATGGATTGAAGAATaagaatgaagagagagagagagagggagagaagaatgGGTGGAGATGCTTTAATATGCTCTTGTAGATTGGACATCTGCCCTTCTCTCTTCCCTTCTCCACCCAGTAGCCACGGCCACGTTCCATTTTccctttttccatttctttcatgtttgatagcatttcatctcttccttcttgtttctcaatttccaatttttatcgtttcatttttcaatttcctTCTTTCATCCTTGCTTCTCCACTCCcctctgtctgtctgtctgtctgtctgttgtctctctctctctccccttttccTCCTAGCGGATAGATAGATGTACCCACAAATTTAAAGAGAACAGAAACGACTGTTTCCTTCACATTTGGATTTGAGAGTGTGTTCTTCAGAAGACTCTTCAGTTTGTGAAGATTAGGTAGTGTGACACCTtgaccttcttcttcttcttcttcttcttcttcttcttccatattCGTATTTAGTTTTTGTTGGCTGTAGTTGATGTCGGTAATTGCTtgaaagagagaggagagagaccCAAATTCAAGAGGTCGAAAGAGGTTGCCTCAGATCCAGGGAACTCAAGTATTGTGTGAAAAAGGGCACCATCTTTTTAGGGTTTCCCCTGTGATTCTTTGGACTTTACTGGCCTTTCCTAGGTTCTTTCTCGTGACCCTCTTTttcggtctctctctctctctctctctctctcttgtgttTGGAGATAAAAGGGTTGAATTTAATATCTTTCGTTTTTCTTTTGGGAGGAATTTTATGTGCATTTAAAGGATTCCTTCTATGCCTCTCTGTAGTTAATGTTGATTGAAGTCGATACATTGAAGTCCAAAGAAGTTAGGAAAAGCCCAGAGAAAGCTTGCCAATCTGTATAGGTTAGATTTTCCACGGATGAAAGTTGGGATCTGTTTCGTTCACCAGATCTGACCAATCATTTCCATTTCAAAGTGCCTTCACTCATCGGACACCTCGACTTTGCTTTCTTGTTTTAGTCATTCAGCTTCGCGAGCACGCTAGATGGTCGGTTGGAACCGGTTATCGATATCTCCAGGTTATTCCTGATGATAAAAGGTGACGAATTAGTTGAAAAATGACAGGGTATGCAAGGTTGGAGGGGCTGGAGGGTGGCTTTTACTACTATCCATTCAGTGATTTTGATGGAGGAGATGTCTTCTGTGATTGCTGCGCCATTTAGAGTAGGTAACTCAATTTGTGATTACCCAACCTTAGGAACCCACATGAGTATTACTGGGCTAAAGTTGATGGGAGATGaagaaaaattgtttctgaATTCTACAGATAACATTTCTGCTGAGTATGCTTCCGGTGGAGATGAAAATTCCAGCTGTGCTGATTCAGTGCCTGGTGAAATTAGCATTATAGCAGTGTCCGTGCCTGGTGAAAATAGGAATGGAGGGACTGATTTGTTGGATATGAGATCTGAAAATGAAAGCAACTGCGGTCCTAGTGGTGCCATAATCCAGGAAtttgaagaagatgatgcaCTTTCATTGGAGGGTGATCAAAATCTTGATAGCTCTTGTTCGCTTTCAGTGGTTAGTGACACAAGTAGCATATGTGGTGATgactttttaattgttgaggcGATGTCTGAGATAAAAACACCAACTTCTGTCAATGTTGAGAAGAACATATGTGATGTTGAGATAATTGCAAAAACTGCAGAGGTGGGGGGGTTGAATCTTGAGGGGGAGATTGTGAATGACCCTCTTGCCATGGCAGTGAGCCTTGTTGAAGAGATTGGAGATGGATCTAACTCGAAATCTTCTGCAGTTGTTCTTGGGTTGCCTTTGGAAACAGGTTTGACTGGTAAAGTTTCCAGGAGTGTTTTTGAGGTGGATTGTGTGCCCCTTTGGGGATTTACTTCTGTGTGTGGAAGGAGGCCAGAGATGGAAGATGCTGTTGCAACTGTGCCTTGGTTTTTGAGAATTCCAATTCAGTTGCTAATTGGTGACCAGGTTGTTGATGGGTTGGACAGGTGTTTAAGTCATCTTTCAGGTCATTTCTTTGGAGTTTACGATGGCCATGGAGGTTctcaggtctctctctctctctctggggtGTCTTTCTAAATATTACTTGTCCTGCTATCCACttaattagtttcttttttaTGCAAGGAAATTCAACTTCTTTGTTTGGTTATATTCCTTCAGGTTGCAAACTATTGTCATGATCGTCTTCATTCTGCTTTGGCCGAGGAGTTAGAAACTATTATGGCCAGCCTAAGTGATGGAACTATAAATGATAATTGCCAAGAGCAGTGGAGAAGAGCATTCACTAATTGTTTTCTTAAGGTTGACGCTGAGGTTGGAGGAAAAGATATTAACGAGCCTGTTGCTCCTGAAACTGTTGGTTCGACAGCTGTTGTTGCCATCATTTGCTCATCTCATATTATAGTGGCCAATTGTGGTGATTCGAGAGCAGTATTATGTCGTGGGAAAGTACCCATGGCACTGTCTGTTGATCATAAAGTATGATCTGTTTTGTACTCTCATATCTTCTCATTGCTCAACTGTATACTGATCCCTTGTTTTTTTCCATTGATCTTATTGTTTTAGCCAAATCGAGAAGATGAATATGTAAGAATTGAAGCAGCTGGAGGCAAGGTCATTCAATGGAATGGACACAGAGTCTTTGGTGTTCTTGCAATGTCAAGGTCTATTGGTACGTGCTGCtacatttgattatttatttattttttatttcatatactATTCTGCAATATGGTTTAGATTGAGTTTTATGGTAGTGAGATAGATCTATAGATTTCTTTCTGCAATTGACTTTATTTCCTCACAATGCCATGTTAATGTTCATGAATATACATTAAAAACTGCCCTCCAGGTACAGAAAATGTCTTCCGAACCTATTCTGATTGCTAATACATTTCATAACATGGAAAATTTCCAGTTGCTGCAATGTCCATTACAGGAATGCTCAAATTATTGTTCTCATTAATATATGGTAGTTGTGCCTAAAATGAGTTGAACCTCAAATATTAGAACTTGTATAGAGCTAATCAAAGTATTAACCTAAACATGTGAGGTCCCTTATTCATTCGCTTGAAAACAAGAATCACATGACTGTACAaagttttcttgtttttttggaAAAGATATATAGTTTATGGCTCATTTTGAATGCTACACCACTGatcctaacttggttaggataaggtgtaattgatgatgatgatgataaataGTTTGTGCCTTTGTGGGCAAAGATGCATATGCTAGGTTGAGCTAAGCTAATTTGGGAAGTAATGACAAGGACCAAAAAGCTCCAGGACCTCACAAAAATGAAGAGGGAAAGAATCCATGGCTACCGAGGCAAAAACAAGGTAGAATCACTAGTTCAGGGGCTAGTTGTTTGATCAATAGGAGCAGAAATAAGATGATCCTTTTTGTGATAAGGAGGTGGGACCCTCGTATAGGCTGAAGGCTCATTAGGTGTCTCCAATTGATTTGTGGTGGTGGTGATGGGGCATATGTGATGTTATTCTTTTTGTTGAAAAGTGGAATGTATAGGTATTAGCAGTCTTTGCTTAGACTGTTGTAACCTTTGGCCTCAAAAGGTTGGGAAAGGACTATGGGCTGCAGCATAACTAATAGAGGcttttaggaaaaataaatgtCTTTTATCTTGTAGTATCTCGCACTATTGGCTAAGATGTGGGCCCACTTTACCACTAAGCTAAAGGGAGTCTGGGTACCTTGACAAAACCTTTGGTTTCCTAGCCTCCAATTTATGGGTCTTAAGGATCTTGGATGGAGAAAGTTAGCCTTTGCATTCAGCCTGTGATCTAGGAAGCTCAAAGTATAATAATTGAGATGAGTCATAGTGGATATGTGTTAGCTTGTGTTCAAGGTGCTTGGGAAGTAATTACATGCATATAGATTCTTGGGAAGCCTATAACATGAGAATAAGAGGAATCATGATTGCAAGGAAAGAGAGGAGGCTGAATGTTCATTTTTAGGGCATATGATTTTGGGGTCTAGAATAATGATGAATTGTAAAGAAAATCATCAGTGGGGAGTTAGATCAAGTTTTGGGGATCAGAATCATTTGCCATAAGAGAATTCATTGTGCAGGGTTAAAGAAGCTTACTCAATACGCTAGCCTTTGTTGAGATGAACATTGTAGAACATTAACATTGTCCCTTTTGGGCTACAGACTGGACAGAAAGGTGCGTGATGCACTACACACTTAGAACAATGTAGCCTTTAGTGAACTTGTAACCTATTCAGTTGTAATCTATGCCAGGTGGGCCAGGCGCTCCTCTTTAAGTTATAGAGGGATTGTAAGTTGTCACCTAAATAGCACAAGGTTTTGGGAGAAAAAAACTCATTCCTCACTCCCAATGACTGTCTAAGAATTCAACCCCCTGTACTACTATTGAGGCAGGATGGGATTGATAGCCTTGGTGAAATCACTGGTTCTAGCAAAACAAAGTACCATCTTTCATATCTTCATAACATGGACTGGAGTGTCATGTGCCTAAGGTTTAGCCTAGGAGTGGATTTGACAATCAGAAGGATATGATGGAATAGAATCCAAGAACAGAACATTGGAGAGGAAAAATGGACAAAAATGGGggaaagaatgtagagagaaatgagggagtgtagaagaaacgagagggagattgtagagaattgtagagagagaattagagtttCATTCAATCATTTTAAGCATAATCTTTCATCCTCAACTGTGGTttatatatagcctaatagCCTCCCAcgtgcacccatgtgcaatgtAACAAACAATCCAACTACTTATTAGTTAAAGACAAAGTcctataacaaaaaatataaaaaggaaatgtaaacttctactattatatttactaatctatctTTGGGCAATCCTtaaggtcatgacaattcccccttcATTGAGAGAGTTATTGTCCCTaagaacttgcaacaagtaGCCATTACTTCATCCAATTCCTGCCTTCTCCATctgatttatctttctttctccttctaggcctcttcttcttcctcgttcttaAGTGTCCGAGATTAATCCCAATCGTAATTTGGCCTAGAAATTCAATAGGAGCAACCTGATAGAGTTCAAGTTCAATACCAGTAGCAGTTGTTTCTGCACCTCCATGGTGCACCACAGCTACACATTGAAAGAATAACCAGTCATGAGGGAAATTATCCACCAAGCAGTGTTCGAAAATTCGGCCTAGGCGCCGCCTAGGCGTTGGGCGGCCACTGGCCGCGACGATTTAGGGCTGGTCGGCACCCCTAGGCGCTGGCTTGACTCTCGAGCCACAGTGGCCGCTTGGGTCGCGCGCGACCTGGGTCGCCTAGGTCGTGCGCGTCCCTGGGTCGACCTTATTtcccccttccctttctctctggTCGTTCATCGggggtcctctctctctctctctcgccttcgaTCTCCTCTTGGTTGTTCGCCGCCGCCAtcgatctcttctcttggtcctGCTCTCTCGTCGCCGCCGACCTCGCCTGTTGGTCGTTCTCTATCGTTGCTGCCAATCTCATCTGTTGGCTGTCATCTCTCGTCGCCAATCTCGTCTTCCTCTGGTttgtatccatcttcctccgccACCAATTATTTAGTTAAAAACATTGAAGAAGCTGCAGCAGCAAGTAGCACCAACTTGTTGCTTGCTGCTTGTTGCAGCAGGGagaatattaagaaaaaaataaaaaaaattaattttttaggcGTCGCCTAGTCCCCGCCTAGGCGGCGCCTGGGCGGCCTAGGCACTAGGCGCTAGTCTaccgcccgactagcgcctagcgccttttgGAACACTGCCACCAAGTATATAAAGTCTTTTGGTTCTGCCAAGTTCCCCAGGCCACCCTagccatagttctgaaaggcgcgaggcgcaaagggtcctagAGCCTGAGGCACGAGGCGAGGCGCAcatttgcgaagcgaggcgcaccttttagaaaaaaaactcaaaatcttgtaaaatcataaaaaactatcaaattatcaataataacacatgcatatcattaatgattcattatcctataattctaaactaacaacatcaaaattgattcattcatcatgcaaattctaaactagaaacaccattaaagttcaaacttaaagtctcaaagtCAAATAAGTACCAATCaccatgcaaagttctaaacaaacatataaacactgcAAGTTCAcaattaagaaaatgtttttattttgaaaaatgctatttttctaagtctggaagattagcgcattataaggagacatataagaaaatgttttcattttgaaaaactatttcctggtattttgatagctaatattcattattattaaaataatttttaatgaatttttcaagaaatagtaggtatgtattttaggggtggtaaaatcgctaaatctcgagtttgtactaaaaccaaaattctattttcttattgttatggattttgattttttaaatatttttattgaatccaaatggatgatactttcttatttacatttatgtattaaagtaaatagaaggtaaaatataaataaaagaaaatgtgaacatttacttaaactaaagaaatataaatatgttgtaatgtatacatgctggaactgagaagagggggaggaattgggctgcccaggttttaattaaaacctaagtttcatgaggcgcgcctctcgCCACGGTGCCTCACCgtgcaaggcgagggcctcACTGAAATCGCCTCGCCTCAGCCCAAGCGAGGCGCTAAACTGGCGCCTTGTGACTAGGCacgcctttaataactatgaCCCTAGCCTTTGCTAACGATGCCCCTTTGATCAGATATTTCGAGAGCTTTGGCAATTGTCTTGGTCATTTTGTCAGGTTCTAGAATAGGAAGGCTGCCAAAGCCAATAGAGATAGGCTTTCTACCACCTTTAATCCATTTCACAAGTGAGTCTGGCGGCACATAATTTGAGGCAAGGTCTAGGAAACAAAACCCAACCACATCAATATTGCGTCCCCAATCTTCTACAATGGCTGTTCAATCAAGATTGGTCTCCGCTTTAAGAACACAATCAGCCATTGGTTCATCCCACCCTGCAATAGACAACAACTTGGATTTTCCAATAGAAGCAAAAACCAACACAACAACaatagttttgttttcttcGGCAAAACCTTCGACTCCTTCAGCTATATCCCTTAGCTTTTCTCTTGCTAGTGCTGTCTTCACCTTCTCGTTGGCTATTTTAACCCAAGtcaaatccttattttattcCAAATTTGATTGTTCCTCAGATTTCGATAAGTCCAAAATCTGAGGAAAGGCTCCAACACTATCATCCGCATCGATGACTAGTTCTTTAGTCGGATTTGCCTGATCCCATGCTGTTCCATCAGCATCTCcatctctttgtttcttcttcaatgTTGCCAACGTTAATTCATGGACCCTGGCACTATTAGCAGCATGCTTAAGAGTCTTGGGCTGAAGCATCGTCAACATTGGCCTCAACTCTTCGTTCAAGCCAATTATGAAGCGTGAAACGAAATAGGCCTATGTCAAATAGGGGTTATGATCGAGCATCAAGGCCATTAGCTCTTCAAACTTCAATTGGTACTCCATCATTGACTTTACTTGCCTGATTTTGTTGAACTCTTCCACCACATTAGACAAGCCCCGATCTCCAAACATTTCCTTTGGCTGCCCCATTTTAAGAGACTCCTCTTGGTTAGAACTTCCGCAATAATCATCAAAGAATTCCACGAGAAAGCTGTAATGATATTTCTTAGTTAGAATCATCGCAAACTCCTGCAATTGCTCATGTAACATATGGCTGAATTCCTTGCTCGTATCATGTACCACACTTCTTGTTTTCTTGTTCAATTGGCTAATCCCTTTctccaacttcttttcccatgcCTGAGACTTGTGGCCGAACTCCTCATGTTTCCTATTGTTtccaattgaaaatgcagccttcttttgCTGCCCTTGAAACTCCATTTGTCTCATGCATGAATTGCTTCCCATGGTCGACTTCTCACCAACAGAACATGGTAAAGACCAAGGAGCAAGAGTTCTATACATTCTAAATCCCACACTTCCCTTCTATAACTGCCTCACAACAGTCACCTCTGAAATTGATCCAATAAGTGGCAAATTGCAGCCACTATTCTGCTTCAAAGTCAAGTCTATTGTAGGAGCGGAAGAAGTCGCACAATTACAACAACTTGATTGGCCTTCTAGAGTTCCTTAGATCGCCATCAGAAGTGAAAATTGATCGCTACAATGGTCACCTTCACAACCTAGATCACTGTAGTCAAAGAATTGATCCCGATCTCCTGCTACTCCCAGTTTTCCATAATCGCCTTCAATTTTCGACAATCAAGATCCATGCGTCAGAATCAATTGGCCAAGTTGTCTTCCAATTCCAAGCCTCGAATATCAGTCGACCTCACCTCCTTGTGCGCTGAACTCAATTTCACCTTATGCATTGGAATCAATTCTGAGATTCAACTGGGGATCTCGTGGTTGCTTCTTTGTTTTGAATGCCCAATTCACCAGAATAATTGTAATTGCACCAGAAGAAGAAATCGAAGGCTAAGGTTCTGCTCTAGGAGTTGCCTCTGCCTCATCTTCTTATCTGCGCACTCTGATTATTGCCTAAACCTTCTTTCGTTGGAAATCATTGCAACCGATCGCTATGGATCAACAATTTTTGGATTGGATCACGATCATTGGTCGTGCTTGCCTATCAACGTCGAGGCCAAGTGAAGTTATCAGAACTTTAGAAGTTGGGTGGAATCTCTTGAATCACTGCTCAATCGGTTTCGCACCGAGTTGTCGGACTCTGCCAATCCTAACCCGCTGCAGAGATCGCAAGAGCTAACTATTACTATTTGCGAAATTACCACCAAGGAGTGTTGGCTTGGCAACGCCTCCATGAGTTGCCTCCTTTGACTCGTTTAATTCCGAGATTGGCTTGCTCTGTTTCGATATGTCCTTCCTTCTTCAAGTGGATCCAGAATTCACACCAAGAACAGTCAGAAATTAACAACTGAGGAACGATTGCTTTGCTTCGAATATGGATCTTGCTCGCGCCAAAATTCCCCACTAGAATCACCGTTTCTGTCGAATTCGCTGGAGCCCATGAATCTCTGCTCAATCAATTCTAACGAGAGTCGTCAGAATCAACTACCAAAATTACATGAACCACAGCCGAAGAAAGACCGCTCTGATATCATTTGTCATATActtagggtttagcctaggagtGGATTGACAATCAGAAGAATCTGATggaatagaatcaagaacagaaCATTGGAGAGGAAAAATGGACATAAATGGGggaaagaatgtagagagaaatgagggagagtgtagaagaaacgagagggagattggCAAAGAATTGTAGAGAGATAATTAGAGTTTCATTCAATCATTTCAAGCATAATCTTCCATCCTCTGTTGTGGCTCATCTATAGCCTAACAGCCTGCCacttgcacccatgtgcaatataaTATAACAAACAGTCTAACTGTCTATTAGATGGAGACAAAGCCctataacagaaaatataaaaaggaaaTGTAAACTTCTACTATTATATTACTAATCTATCATTGGGCAATCCCTAGGGTCATGGCATGGAGTAGGCCCCACTTTGGAGGATGTAATTACATTGAAGGGGTTGGACCTTGTCCTGAGGTCAAATGGGAAAACTTGGTGATCACACCTTACCAAGGCATTAACTGCAAGCATGCTTGAAGTCTTAATGGAGAAGGCTACAAACTAATGACTTAGTTTGCTGGTAATGGCTTGCCCTTGAGGAAGTTGAGCAAGAGAATATTTAGAAGATGGA
The Diospyros lotus cultivar Yz01 chromosome 12, ASM1463336v1, whole genome shotgun sequence DNA segment above includes these coding regions:
- the LOC127814272 gene encoding probable protein phosphatase 2C 6 translates to MQGWRGWRVAFTTIHSVILMEEMSSVIAAPFRVGNSICDYPTLGTHMSITGLKLMGDEEKLFLNSTDNISAEYASGGDENSSCADSVPGEISIIAVSVPGENRNGGTDLLDMRSENESNCGPSGAIIQEFEEDDALSLEGDQNLDSSCSLSVVSDTSSICGDDFLIVEAMSEIKTPTSVNVEKNICDVEIIAKTAEVGGLNLEGEIVNDPLAMAVSLVEEIGDGSNSKSSAVVLGLPLETGLTGKVSRSVFEVDCVPLWGFTSVCGRRPEMEDAVATVPWFLRIPIQLLIGDQVVDGLDRCLSHLSGHFFGVYDGHGGSQVANYCHDRLHSALAEELETIMASLSDGTINDNCQEQWRRAFTNCFLKVDAEVGGKDINEPVAPETVGSTAVVAIICSSHIIVANCGDSRAVLCRGKVPMALSVDHKPNREDEYVRIEAAGGKVIQWNGHRVFGVLAMSRSIGDRYLKPSIIPDPEVMFIPRSKEDECLVLASDGLWDVMTNEEVCDVARRRILTWHKKNGVTLASGRGEGVDAAAQAAAESLSNRALQKGSKDNITVIVVDLKAQRKFKSKT